From Burkholderia savannae, a single genomic window includes:
- a CDS encoding RHS repeat-associated core domain-containing protein has protein sequence MALPAVKHLDPVVGVDVHSVIVTPGLPPVFLPHPHIGFMLDLREYVEAAKGVIGSIAMAIAEDAVLEYLKDHPDDVEKLTDTFDSLDDQMKKATSNPMVAEALKLNRDVSSIKGDAANAMGAGVGAGATASRPIFVNGLMRATAGTHSFHVPGLHFPLGETFAPPDPLPSDDAESYMGSRTVLANNDPFSYMALSAMSCWAEGIEPPPHNGAHTARTHVSMPSSVMLPIPAGRPVLVGGPPVMNMAAAAKGMFKAFQGSKWAKKLADKLHLKSGFLRCTVLKAEPVDVTTGEVVVQQNDFTVSGRLPLVWDRYYASHDRHAGAVGFGWQTPADIRLELMRNEDGIGAVAHFPDHATAFDVVPAGDGWPARTYDWQHGHALYCDDGRMVLRTREGIEYGFVLPSRWRDAVAALDGESRVTLPIDRMADLNGNAWVFERDVYGGLVRLVEWKRDGQTERVIECGTGSGLHAGLLTSLTLIDAGGNPHPLVSYEHDRERNLTAAIDAMAHPHHFEYTAGHRMVSHTSARGVSFYYSYQQGDDGVWRVDHAWGDNGLFDYRFVYDRARVETRVTNSLGHTSIMQMNERGMPVAEIDPLGGVTAYRYDAQGRASAVIDPAGRTTAWEYDAYGGLIVQTLPDGSAVRTEFDLDRRPVCVTLIGGRQWRYEWDTFGNLLAQIDPSGAISRYTYDEYGQLVEHTGPRGASTRFDYHRDGDLAAQIDALGHRTQYRYDARGYLIEAIDALGQQSKYEYDRNGNLMRAIEPGGREIHCGYDAEGNLSRYRDPMGYVTQMEYSALGQVSRRLAPDGTTVEYRYDTEEQLIGVVNERGELYALERDALGRIVVETDYWGQARRYRYGAAGELLCSTDPLGQTIEYRYDRLGRIVQKRVPDPEHGDGLRIDSFAYDRRGDLVIAQNPSCHVEFSYDAAGRVIEERQGDDFTIASDFDEAGNRIARRTRLIAGCAVVEHTVRYAYDALDAVTSIRIDDTAPVVLERDALGQICTEQLGAELRRELSYESDGQLASQRTLLTGTGALFASEYTYDANGELVEKRDSRGGIERFQYDPVGQVIAHLDPAGQLRRYLYDPAGDLLKTHIRERRAADAAAAARTGTWVREGEYEGCYYAYDRVGNLIRKQDAAQDLTLRWDAAGQLVETVAVRPGLAISGEKSTHIRAQYEYDPFQRRVRKVVCEGATGGASQQPLYRLSRFFWDGNTLVGESTTGGEGGSGSDLDIDGDIRPSPLASPEHGQTDTGALPVASRVCEWIYYPETFRPLAIVQGDLAEGRVSTRLSGQLAPVAGTVYFYQNDPNGAPVRMHDASGRAVWEAHYRPRGDVECTERWIVQPLRLQGQYHDAESNLHYNRHRYFDPNTGYFISQDPIGLEGGSYLYQYAPNPWTHIDPLGLMDPFDLWFTQNTISDVFTQGEWTGRSVQEAIDEAVHLGELPKGLEISYERMILPSGEEVWATLNNRTLYVAQKANVRINPADKNGRGVNQLNKLLDGRFPTPEQPEVLSKNC, from the coding sequence ATGGCGCTGCCGGCCGTCAAGCATCTCGATCCCGTCGTCGGCGTCGACGTGCATTCCGTGATCGTCACGCCGGGGCTGCCTCCCGTGTTCTTGCCGCATCCGCACATCGGCTTCATGCTCGATCTGCGGGAATACGTCGAGGCGGCGAAGGGCGTGATCGGCAGCATTGCGATGGCGATCGCCGAAGACGCGGTGCTGGAATATCTGAAGGATCATCCCGACGACGTCGAGAAATTGACCGATACGTTCGATTCGCTCGATGACCAGATGAAGAAGGCCACGAGCAATCCGATGGTCGCGGAAGCACTGAAGCTCAATCGCGACGTGTCGTCGATCAAAGGCGACGCGGCGAACGCGATGGGCGCGGGCGTCGGAGCGGGCGCCACCGCCAGCAGGCCGATCTTCGTGAACGGGCTGATGCGCGCGACGGCGGGCACGCATTCGTTTCATGTGCCGGGCTTGCACTTTCCGCTCGGCGAAACGTTCGCGCCGCCCGATCCGCTGCCGTCCGACGACGCCGAATCGTACATGGGCAGCCGCACCGTGCTCGCGAACAACGATCCGTTTTCGTACATGGCGCTGTCCGCGATGAGCTGCTGGGCCGAAGGGATCGAGCCGCCGCCGCACAACGGCGCGCATACGGCGCGCACACATGTGTCGATGCCGAGTTCGGTGATGCTGCCGATTCCCGCCGGACGGCCCGTGCTCGTCGGCGGGCCGCCCGTGATGAACATGGCGGCGGCCGCGAAGGGGATGTTCAAGGCGTTTCAGGGATCGAAGTGGGCGAAGAAGCTTGCGGACAAGCTGCATCTGAAGTCGGGGTTCTTGCGTTGCACGGTGCTGAAGGCGGAACCGGTCGACGTGACGACAGGCGAAGTGGTCGTGCAGCAGAACGACTTCACCGTGTCCGGCAGGCTGCCGCTCGTGTGGGATCGTTATTACGCGAGCCATGATCGTCATGCGGGCGCGGTCGGCTTCGGCTGGCAGACGCCCGCCGATATCCGGCTTGAACTGATGCGCAACGAAGACGGGATCGGCGCGGTCGCGCATTTTCCGGATCATGCGACCGCTTTCGACGTGGTGCCGGCCGGCGACGGCTGGCCAGCGCGCACGTATGACTGGCAGCATGGGCATGCGTTGTATTGCGACGATGGGCGGATGGTGCTGCGCACGCGTGAGGGTATCGAATACGGGTTCGTGCTGCCTTCTCGTTGGCGAGATGCTGTTGCGGCGCTCGATGGTGAGTCGCGAGTCACGCTGCCGATCGATCGCATGGCCGATCTCAATGGCAATGCGTGGGTGTTCGAGCGTGACGTGTATGGCGGGCTCGTGCGTCTCGTCGAATGGAAGCGCGACGGGCAGACCGAGCGTGTGATCGAATGCGGCACGGGCAGCGGGCTGCACGCCGGGCTGTTGACTTCATTGACGCTGATCGATGCGGGAGGGAACCCGCATCCGCTCGTGAGCTACGAGCATGATCGCGAGCGCAATCTGACGGCCGCGATCGATGCGATGGCGCATCCGCATCATTTCGAGTACACGGCCGGCCATCGGATGGTGAGCCATACGAGCGCGCGCGGCGTGTCGTTCTACTACAGCTACCAGCAGGGCGACGACGGCGTGTGGCGCGTCGATCATGCTTGGGGCGACAACGGGCTGTTCGATTATCGCTTCGTCTACGATCGCGCGCGGGTGGAGACGCGCGTCACCAATTCGCTCGGGCATACGTCGATCATGCAGATGAACGAGCGCGGGATGCCTGTCGCTGAAATCGATCCGCTAGGCGGCGTGACCGCGTATCGGTATGACGCGCAGGGGCGTGCGAGCGCGGTGATCGATCCGGCGGGGCGGACGACGGCTTGGGAATATGACGCGTATGGCGGTTTGATCGTGCAGACGTTGCCGGACGGCAGCGCAGTCAGAACGGAATTTGACCTCGATCGCCGCCCGGTCTGCGTGACGTTGATAGGTGGCCGGCAGTGGCGCTACGAATGGGATACGTTCGGCAATCTGCTCGCGCAGATCGATCCGTCGGGCGCGATATCTCGCTATACATATGACGAGTACGGTCAGCTCGTCGAACATACCGGGCCGCGCGGTGCGAGCACGCGATTCGATTACCACCGGGACGGCGATCTCGCGGCGCAGATCGATGCGTTGGGGCATCGCACGCAGTATCGGTACGATGCGCGCGGATACCTCATCGAAGCAATCGATGCGCTCGGACAACAAAGCAAATACGAGTACGACCGCAACGGCAATCTGATGCGCGCAATCGAGCCGGGCGGGCGTGAGATTCACTGTGGGTACGACGCTGAAGGAAACCTGTCTCGCTATCGCGACCCCATGGGCTACGTGACGCAGATGGAGTACTCGGCGCTCGGACAGGTCAGCAGACGGCTCGCGCCCGACGGCACCACCGTTGAATACCGCTACGACACGGAAGAACAACTGATCGGCGTCGTGAACGAACGCGGCGAGCTATACGCGCTCGAACGCGATGCGCTGGGGCGGATCGTCGTGGAGACGGACTACTGGGGGCAAGCGCGACGCTATCGGTACGGCGCGGCGGGTGAACTGCTCTGTAGCACTGATCCTCTGGGGCAGACGATCGAATACCGATACGATCGGCTTGGGCGCATCGTGCAGAAGCGCGTGCCTGATCCGGAACATGGCGATGGTCTCCGGATCGACAGCTTCGCATACGACCGGCGCGGGGATTTGGTGATCGCGCAGAATCCGTCTTGCCACGTCGAGTTCAGCTACGACGCAGCGGGTCGCGTGATCGAGGAGCGACAAGGCGACGACTTCACGATCGCCAGCGATTTCGACGAAGCCGGCAACCGGATAGCACGCAGGACCCGGCTTATTGCCGGCTGCGCGGTTGTCGAGCATACCGTTCGCTATGCATACGACGCTTTGGATGCCGTCACGTCGATTCGGATCGACGACACCGCGCCGGTCGTGCTCGAGCGAGATGCGCTCGGGCAGATTTGCACCGAGCAGTTGGGCGCGGAGTTGCGGCGCGAACTGTCGTACGAATCGGACGGCCAGCTTGCGTCGCAGCGTACGTTGCTAACCGGCACCGGCGCGCTCTTCGCGAGCGAATATACGTACGACGCGAATGGCGAATTGGTCGAAAAGCGCGACTCGCGGGGCGGCATCGAGCGCTTTCAGTACGATCCGGTGGGGCAGGTGATCGCGCATCTCGACCCCGCTGGGCAGTTGCGTCGCTATCTGTACGATCCGGCCGGAGATTTGCTGAAGACGCACATTCGCGAGCGCCGCGCGGCGGATGCAGCCGCTGCGGCAAGGACCGGCACTTGGGTGCGTGAAGGTGAATATGAAGGCTGCTATTACGCGTACGACAGAGTCGGCAACCTTATTCGGAAGCAGGATGCCGCGCAGGACCTGACGCTGCGTTGGGATGCGGCCGGGCAGCTCGTTGAGACGGTGGCGGTGCGGCCGGGTCTTGCCATTTCAGGGGAGAAGTCAACACACATTCGCGCACAGTATGAGTACGATCCATTCCAGCGGCGGGTTCGTAAAGTCGTGTGTGAGGGAGCAACAGGCGGGGCATCGCAGCAGCCGCTGTACCGTCTGAGCCGGTTCTTTTGGGACGGCAATACGCTGGTTGGGGAGTCCACAACGGGAGGGGAGGGAGGGAGTGGGTCCGATCTGGACATAGACGGGGATATACGGCCGTCGCCACTTGCTTCGCCGGAGCATGGCCAAACCGACACAGGAGCGCTACCCGTCGCTAGCCGTGTGTGTGAGTGGATTTACTATCCTGAAACGTTCCGGCCGCTCGCTATTGTGCAAGGCGATCTGGCTGAGGGTAGGGTATCGACGCGACTATCGGGGCAACTAGCACCGGTCGCAGGAACGGTGTATTTTTACCAGAATGATCCGAACGGGGCACCCGTACGGATGCATGATGCTAGTGGAAGGGCTGTATGGGAGGCGCATTATCGCCCTAGGGGTGACGTCGAATGCACTGAGCGGTGGATCGTGCAGCCACTCAGGTTGCAGGGACAGTATCACGACGCTGAATCGAACCTGCATTACAACCGGCACAGATACTTCGATCCCAATACTGGCTACTTCATCAGCCAAGATCCTATCGGATTAGAAGGTGGCTCTTACCTCTATCAATACGCGCCAAACCCATGGACTCACATCGATCCTCTCGGATTGATGGACCCTTTCGATTTGTGGTTCACGCAAAATACAATTTCAGATGTATTCACTCAAGGAGAATGGACTGGAAGAAGTGTGCAGGAGGCGATTGATGAGGCCGTACATTTGGGTGAACTTCCCAAAGGATTGGAGATCAGTTACGAAAGGATGATTCTTCCAAGTGGAGAAGAAGTATGGGCGACTCTAAACAATCGTACGCTCTACGTGGCACAAAAGGCAAATGTGCGAATCAATCCTGCGGATAAAAATGGAAGGGGGGTTAATCAATTGAATAAACTTCTGGATGGAAGATTTCCTACCCCGGAACAACCGGAAGTGTTGTCAAAGAACTGTTGA
- a CDS encoding SDR family oxidoreductase, with protein sequence MGATHSNGIYSLDGQRVLIVGGSSGVGLALAREATRLGAQAIIVGRDRARLDRAVAIVGAGAIAEAADVREPRDVRRLAERIGRIDHLCLSVAHDIAPHSIADDLDTLKQHWDSLFWSSLVVVQETLAHLAETGSITFVTGSLSRKPVAGKSLFTSSQCAIEGIARALAVELAPRRVNTVVPGLLDTPLWNALDPARRAAFFAGHAAKLPGRRIGRAEHVAGVVIACMVNGFVTGASMTVDGGEQIV encoded by the coding sequence ATGGGCGCGACGCATTCGAACGGCATCTATTCACTTGACGGCCAGCGCGTGCTGATCGTCGGCGGATCGAGCGGCGTGGGGCTCGCGCTCGCGCGCGAGGCGACGCGGCTCGGCGCGCAAGCGATCATCGTCGGGCGGGATCGCGCGCGCCTCGATCGCGCGGTGGCGATCGTCGGCGCGGGCGCGATCGCCGAGGCGGCCGACGTACGCGAGCCGCGCGACGTTCGGCGGCTTGCCGAGCGCATCGGGCGTATCGATCATCTTTGCTTGAGCGTCGCTCACGACATCGCGCCGCATTCGATCGCGGACGATCTCGACACGCTGAAACAGCACTGGGACAGCCTGTTCTGGTCGTCGCTCGTCGTCGTGCAGGAAACGCTCGCGCATCTCGCCGAGACGGGATCGATCACGTTCGTCACGGGGTCGCTGAGCCGCAAGCCGGTGGCGGGGAAATCGCTGTTCACGTCGTCGCAGTGCGCGATCGAAGGGATCGCGCGGGCGCTCGCGGTCGAGCTTGCCCCGAGACGGGTGAATACCGTGGTTCCGGGGTTGCTCGATACGCCGCTGTGGAACGCGCTCGATCCGGCGCGGCGCGCGGCGTTTTTTGCGGGGCACGCGGCGAAGCTGCCGGGGAGGCGGATCGGGCGGGCCGAGCATGTGGCGGGGGTGGTGATCGCTTGTATGGTGAATGGGTTTGTGACGGGGGCGTCGATGACTGTCGATGGGGGGGAGCAGATTGTTTAG
- a CDS encoding NAD-dependent epimerase/dehydratase family protein: MTRIVITGSAGKAGAFVVREFAAHGYDTLGVDVKATVVSSALGHLPSMKADLRDLGQVVESFERADAIVHLANVSLPGMFPPGKTFSDNLTVNYNVFQAARLLGIRSVVWLSSAAVVDDLFDPSGEIDVPVTEDSPARAGSTYALSKIVTEQMADFFCGEHMSIVGLRAPVIEDPADYPHYAKYHGDPQLRRWHLWSYIDARDLARACRLAVETRPRGVHNVFVSARDTVMAQPIDALFELRFPGAPVPARLRECGSFFAPEHAKRLFGFEPIHSWRDDR; encoded by the coding sequence ATGACAAGGATCGTCATCACGGGTTCCGCCGGCAAGGCCGGCGCGTTCGTCGTGCGCGAATTCGCCGCGCACGGCTACGACACGCTCGGCGTCGATGTGAAGGCCACCGTCGTATCGAGCGCGCTCGGGCACCTGCCTTCGATGAAGGCCGATCTGCGCGACCTCGGGCAAGTAGTCGAATCGTTCGAGCGCGCGGATGCGATCGTCCATCTCGCGAACGTGTCGCTGCCCGGCATGTTCCCGCCGGGCAAGACGTTCAGCGACAACCTGACTGTCAACTACAACGTGTTCCAGGCGGCTCGCCTGCTCGGCATCCGCTCGGTCGTGTGGCTGTCGAGCGCCGCGGTCGTCGACGACCTGTTCGATCCGTCGGGCGAGATCGACGTGCCCGTGACGGAAGATTCGCCCGCGCGCGCGGGCTCCACGTACGCGCTGTCGAAGATCGTCACCGAGCAGATGGCCGACTTTTTTTGCGGCGAACACATGTCGATCGTCGGCCTGCGCGCGCCCGTGATCGAGGATCCGGCCGATTATCCGCACTATGCGAAGTATCACGGCGATCCGCAGCTGCGCCGCTGGCATCTGTGGTCGTACATCGACGCGCGCGATCTCGCCCGCGCATGCCGTCTCGCGGTCGAAACGCGGCCGCGAGGCGTGCACAACGTGTTCGTGTCCGCGCGCGACACCGTGATGGCCCAGCCGATCGATGCGCTCTTCGAGCTGCGCTTCCCCGGCGCGCCGGTGCCGGCGCGGCTGCGCGAATGCGGCAGCTTCTTCGCGCCGGAACATGCGAAGCGATTGTTCGGCTTCGAGCCGATCCATTCGTGGCGCGACGATCGATGA
- a CDS encoding nucleotidyltransferase family protein: MVRPSVEAALEQTLLLAVPAMTAMFRDPWCVIGSAALALYGVDVAPKDIDVLTSVRDADAAIAHWAASRRAEFRPADGARFRSRFARFGFAPLDVEVMGRLEVNDGRAWREVVVDSMRYVAVANVKVPVPSPLALERMLTLFGRRKDLERAALLRLRFDALRE; the protein is encoded by the coding sequence ATGGTTCGACCATCCGTCGAAGCGGCGCTCGAACAGACACTGTTGCTGGCGGTGCCGGCGATGACGGCGATGTTTCGCGATCCGTGGTGCGTGATCGGCAGCGCGGCGCTCGCGCTGTACGGCGTCGACGTCGCGCCGAAGGACATCGATGTGCTGACGAGCGTGCGCGACGCCGACGCCGCGATCGCGCATTGGGCCGCGTCGCGCCGCGCCGAATTCCGTCCGGCCGACGGCGCGCGTTTCCGGTCCCGCTTCGCGCGATTCGGCTTCGCGCCGCTCGACGTCGAAGTGATGGGCCGCCTCGAAGTCAACGACGGCCGTGCGTGGCGCGAGGTCGTCGTCGATTCGATGCGGTACGTCGCCGTCGCGAACGTGAAAGTGCCGGTGCCGTCGCCGCTCGCGCTCGAACGCATGCTGACGCTGTTCGGCCGGCGCAAGGATCTCGAGCGCGCGGCGTTGCTGAGGCTGCGCTTCGATGCGTTGCGCGAATAG
- a CDS encoding phosphorylase family protein, which produces MSHSKRIAIIAGTGLARGLDAFLGNRETIENVRVTFGRRSGAVLHYTTGRIGGIEAIVLPRHGPTLEIPDRSPSELVAELGHEAHIWHLHELGVQAVYAFNSVGAIDLDLPLAADNVFLAPDDYARGLSSVSHSFGNVAKHVHPSMREPFDARLRANFALAADKVGAKLLMQGLYIQSGGDAFESVAEVETYRHVYQGRRNRVLGMTAGAELVLCRQMEIPYALICANCNWAEGLDPDNAVTHAFVLAGMQPAAATLAKIAEAVLRIEAET; this is translated from the coding sequence ATGTCACACTCGAAGCGCATCGCCATCATCGCGGGCACCGGTCTCGCCCGCGGCCTCGACGCATTCCTCGGCAACCGCGAGACGATCGAGAACGTGCGGGTCACGTTCGGCCGGCGCAGCGGCGCGGTGCTGCATTACACGACAGGCCGGATCGGCGGCATCGAGGCGATCGTCCTGCCTCGGCACGGCCCGACGCTCGAGATTCCCGACCGCAGCCCGTCCGAGCTCGTCGCCGAGCTCGGACACGAAGCGCACATCTGGCACCTGCACGAACTCGGCGTGCAAGCCGTCTACGCATTCAATTCGGTGGGCGCGATCGACCTCGATCTGCCGCTCGCCGCCGACAACGTGTTTCTCGCGCCCGACGACTACGCACGCGGCCTGTCGAGCGTCTCGCACAGCTTCGGCAATGTTGCGAAACACGTGCATCCGTCGATGCGCGAACCGTTCGACGCGCGGCTGCGCGCGAACTTCGCGCTCGCGGCCGACAAGGTCGGCGCGAAGCTGCTGATGCAGGGGCTGTACATCCAGTCGGGCGGCGACGCGTTTGAAAGCGTGGCCGAAGTCGAGACGTACCGCCACGTCTATCAGGGCCGGCGCAACCGCGTGCTCGGCATGACCGCGGGTGCGGAGCTCGTGCTGTGCAGACAGATGGAGATTCCGTATGCGCTCATCTGCGCGAACTGCAACTGGGCGGAAGGGCTCGATCCGGACAACGCGGTGACGCACGCATTCGTGCTCGCCGGCATGCAGCCCGCCGCCGCCACGCTCGCGAAGATCGCCGAGGCGGTGCTGCGCATCGAGGCTGAAACTTGA
- a CDS encoding histidine phosphatase family protein, producing the protein MHDRYRLILIRHGQTPDTLDGRFCGARDPALTALGHRMAIEASRHPALRGIAVVVTSPSLRARQTARHIADANSVSILVDERLRELSFGAWEGRVPDDVRDEPAYRRWIDDPAIHAPPGGETGFAVLARVMSAVRDAIGMFDDVALVTHKSPIRLLASFYGATPLSRFRQIADIHACSVSLIVRDGGGVALGPLGDTSHLSLAWRTDPDRARAPPDGAGALIDDGARDAPPLIGGRDG; encoded by the coding sequence GTGCACGATCGCTACCGCCTGATCCTGATCCGTCATGGCCAGACGCCGGACACGCTGGACGGGCGCTTCTGCGGCGCGCGCGACCCGGCGCTCACGGCGCTCGGGCACCGGATGGCGATCGAAGCGTCGCGACATCCGGCGCTGCGCGGCATCGCCGTCGTCGTGACGTCGCCGTCGCTGCGCGCGCGACAGACCGCGCGCCACATCGCCGACGCGAACTCCGTGTCGATTCTCGTCGACGAACGGCTGCGCGAACTGTCGTTCGGCGCGTGGGAAGGGCGCGTGCCCGACGACGTGCGCGACGAGCCGGCGTACCGGCGTTGGATCGACGATCCGGCGATCCACGCGCCGCCCGGCGGAGAAACCGGATTCGCGGTGCTCGCGCGCGTGATGTCGGCGGTGCGCGACGCGATCGGCATGTTCGACGACGTCGCGCTCGTCACGCACAAATCGCCGATCCGGCTGCTCGCGTCGTTCTACGGCGCGACGCCGCTGTCGCGCTTCCGGCAGATCGCCGACATTCACGCATGCTCGGTTTCGCTGATCGTGCGCGACGGCGGCGGCGTGGCGCTCGGTCCGCTCGGCGACACGTCGCATCTGTCGCTCGCGTGGCGAACCGATCCCGATCGCGCGCGCGCGCCGCCCGACGGTGCGGGCGCCCTCATCGACGACGGGGCGCGCGACGCGCCGCCGCTTATCGGAGGGCGCGACGGGTAA
- a CDS encoding phosphohexomutase domain-containing protein codes for MRMRRSADGWRGLIGSTFTPERAARLAATIVTAVRAHDGGGPRVVVGYDCRRLGRRAARLIVRAASDAGARAVRIVEHLPTPTASYLVGAGDAELALLVTASHNPPEWNGVKAKGRPGCPLDAELERRADALFDDSERAAGDAPFGEPSGEPFDQADEARADDADGLDDAIFEACDASPWIDRHIAHVLSRLPATPDLPLRVVVDGLSGIAGSAMLHLCDALRWSATPLGCAPSADFGGVAPDPSLPASRRRAAEAVCAEHADLGLVVDGDGDRVYAIDSDGRTVEPHELFALLLAHRHRRRYGHPERGVAVTAATGALVQRLCARWSRPVIEQPVGFKHLSPLLVEGRIDAGGGSVGDLAFAEFGVDRDPFGAVALLADLLATSGQSLAALVADLRHRYGRFDWHESHVNGDATDTQLRDAGRRALERCGFDARTARITTVDGIKFSFDSGEWLLLRPSTTEGGIRVYGELLSTRAAAALAAHVARALAAERSP; via the coding sequence ATGCGCATGCGGCGAAGCGCTGACGGCTGGCGCGGTCTCATCGGAAGCACGTTCACGCCCGAGCGCGCGGCGAGACTCGCCGCGACGATCGTGACCGCCGTGCGTGCGCACGACGGCGGCGGCCCGCGCGTCGTCGTCGGTTACGACTGCCGCCGCCTCGGACGCCGCGCCGCGCGACTGATCGTGCGCGCGGCGAGCGACGCGGGCGCGCGCGCCGTGCGCATCGTCGAACATCTGCCGACGCCGACCGCGTCGTACCTCGTCGGCGCGGGCGACGCCGAGCTCGCGCTGCTCGTCACCGCGAGCCACAACCCACCCGAATGGAACGGCGTAAAGGCGAAGGGCCGCCCAGGCTGCCCGCTCGACGCCGAGCTCGAACGGCGCGCGGATGCGCTATTCGACGATTCGGAGCGCGCCGCCGGCGACGCGCCATTCGGCGAGCCTTCCGGCGAGCCATTCGACCAAGCCGACGAAGCGCGCGCGGACGATGCCGACGGTCTCGACGATGCGATCTTCGAAGCATGCGACGCGTCTCCGTGGATCGACCGGCACATCGCGCACGTGCTGTCGCGCTTGCCGGCGACGCCGGATCTGCCGCTGCGCGTCGTCGTCGACGGGCTCAGCGGCATCGCGGGCAGCGCGATGCTGCATCTTTGCGACGCGCTGCGCTGGTCGGCGACGCCGCTCGGCTGCGCGCCGTCCGCTGATTTCGGCGGCGTCGCGCCCGATCCGTCGCTGCCCGCGAGCCGGCGACGCGCGGCCGAGGCAGTATGCGCCGAACATGCCGACCTCGGCCTCGTCGTCGACGGCGACGGCGACCGCGTCTATGCGATCGACAGCGACGGGCGCACGGTCGAGCCGCACGAATTGTTCGCACTGCTGCTCGCGCACCGGCATCGGCGGCGATACGGCCATCCGGAGCGCGGCGTCGCCGTCACGGCGGCAACGGGCGCGCTCGTGCAGCGGCTGTGCGCGCGGTGGAGCCGCCCCGTCATCGAGCAGCCGGTCGGCTTCAAGCATCTGTCGCCGCTGCTCGTCGAAGGCCGCATCGACGCAGGCGGCGGCAGCGTCGGCGATCTCGCGTTCGCCGAATTCGGCGTCGATCGCGATCCGTTCGGCGCTGTCGCGCTCCTCGCCGACCTGCTGGCGACGAGCGGCCAGTCTCTCGCAGCGCTCGTCGCTGACCTGCGACATCGCTACGGCCGCTTCGACTGGCATGAATCGCACGTGAACGGCGACGCCACCGACACGCAACTGCGCGACGCGGGCCGGCGCGCACTCGAACGATGCGGCTTCGACGCACGCACGGCGCGCATCACGACTGTCGACGGCATCAAGTTTTCGTTCGACAGCGGCGAATGGCTGCTGCTGCGGCCGTCCACGACGGAAGGCGGCATCCGCGTATACGGCGAGCTGCTGAGCACGCGAGCAGCCGCCGCGCTCGCCGCGCACGTCGCCCGCGCGCTCGCCGCCGAGCGAAGTCCGTAG
- a CDS encoding carbohydrate kinase family protein gives MASRTNAPASRDAAAKQADPRSQRAVLPRVAQHASVLVVGSLNVDLLLYSDVSPCEGDSLPVRAITLPGGHAGNCASALSALGLAVSIVAAVGDDADGERLLADLDRRGVDTRFVRRIAHAHTGRAIIPVLGPERCNYMLLDRGANESLVADDVRAALSGVARCDAVMLFDPSVDALVQTVALVRARRAAAALCWTPSGMYSRDPVALTLLPQCDVVFCNAREFAHLRDQGDHVFDMLDAVDVVVTLGEHGALSRHRGIETRAPAHPCEVVDPTGAGDAFASAYLLARLAGLDAADRLRLGNASGACAVGTRGARDGLPTLDALLDATLDGPLDGPRYRSAPPRAQEPAHAHAAKR, from the coding sequence GTGGCTAGCCGCACCAACGCGCCCGCATCGCGCGACGCTGCAGCCAAACAGGCCGATCCCCGCAGCCAGCGGGCGGTGCTGCCGCGCGTCGCGCAGCACGCGAGCGTGCTCGTCGTCGGCTCGCTGAACGTCGATCTGCTGCTGTACAGCGACGTGTCGCCATGCGAAGGCGACTCGCTGCCCGTGCGGGCGATCACGCTGCCGGGCGGGCACGCGGGCAACTGCGCGTCCGCGCTGTCGGCGCTCGGCCTGGCCGTATCGATCGTCGCGGCTGTCGGCGACGACGCCGACGGCGAGAGGCTGCTCGCCGACCTCGACCGGCGCGGCGTCGACACGCGCTTCGTGCGGCGCATCGCGCACGCGCACACCGGCCGCGCGATCATCCCCGTGCTCGGCCCCGAGCGCTGCAACTACATGCTGCTCGATCGCGGCGCGAACGAGTCGCTCGTCGCCGACGATGTGCGCGCCGCGCTGTCCGGCGTCGCGCGCTGCGATGCGGTCATGCTGTTCGATCCGAGCGTCGACGCGCTCGTGCAGACGGTCGCGCTCGTGCGCGCGCGCCGTGCGGCCGCGGCGCTGTGCTGGACGCCGTCCGGGATGTACTCGCGCGATCCGGTCGCCTTGACGCTCCTCCCGCAATGCGACGTCGTGTTCTGCAACGCGCGCGAGTTCGCGCATCTGCGCGATCAGGGCGATCACGTGTTCGACATGCTCGATGCGGTCGACGTCGTCGTCACGCTCGGCGAGCACGGCGCGCTGTCCCGCCATCGCGGCATCGAGACGCGCGCGCCTGCGCATCCGTGTGAAGTCGTCGATCCGACGGGCGCAGGCGACGCGTTCGCGTCGGCTTACCTGCTCGCGCGGCTCGCCGGCCTCGACGCGGCCGACCGCCTGCGGCTCGGCAACGCGAGCGGCGCATGCGCGGTCGGCACGCGCGGCGCACGCGACGGCCTGCCGACGCTCGACGCGCTGCTCGACGCGACGCTCGACGGCCCACTCGACGGCCCGCGATACAGGTCCGCGCCGCCGCGCGCCCAGGAGCCCGCTCATGCGCATGCGGCGAAGCGCTGA